From Candidatus Methylomirabilota bacterium, one genomic window encodes:
- a CDS encoding LLM class F420-dependent oxidoreductase: MHYGCFMFATDYAIRPDELARALEDRGFESFWVPEHTHIPASRRSPFPGGTPLPKEYWHTLDPFVALGAAAAATSRIKLGTGICLVIERDPITLAKEVASLDWISRGRLLFGIGGGWNAEEMEHHGTVFADRWKVLRERIAAMKEIWTKDEAEYHGKHVSFDKIWSYPKPVQKPYPPILMGGVGPHARQRAAEFDGHWLPLATREPIADGIADLKARAEKVGRDPATVTVSLFGARPEEARLAALREAGVARAIFALPPAGRDTVLPLVDQYAALMKKLA; this comes from the coding sequence ATGCACTACGGCTGCTTCATGTTCGCCACCGACTACGCGATTCGCCCCGACGAGCTGGCCCGCGCGCTCGAGGACCGCGGCTTCGAGTCCTTCTGGGTGCCGGAGCACACGCACATCCCGGCGAGCCGCCGCTCGCCGTTCCCGGGCGGCACGCCGCTCCCCAAGGAGTACTGGCACACCCTCGATCCCTTCGTCGCGCTCGGCGCGGCGGCCGCGGCGACGAGCCGCATCAAGCTCGGCACCGGCATTTGCCTGGTGATCGAGCGTGATCCCATCACGCTCGCCAAGGAGGTGGCCAGCCTCGACTGGATCTCGCGGGGCCGTCTCCTCTTCGGGATCGGCGGGGGCTGGAACGCCGAAGAGATGGAGCACCACGGGACCGTCTTCGCCGACCGCTGGAAGGTGCTCCGCGAGCGCATCGCCGCCATGAAGGAGATCTGGACCAAGGACGAGGCCGAGTATCACGGCAAGCACGTGAGCTTCGACAAGATCTGGTCGTACCCCAAGCCCGTGCAGAAGCCGTATCCGCCCATCCTCATGGGCGGCGTCGGGCCGCACGCCCGTCAGCGCGCGGCCGAGTTCGACGGGCACTGGCTGCCGCTCGCCACCCGCGAGCCCATCGCCGACGGCATTGCCGATCTCAAGGCGCGGGCGGAGAAGGTGGGGCGCGATCCCGCCACCGTCACGGTGTCCCTGTTCGGCGCGCGCCCCGAAGAGGCGCGCCTCGCCGCCCTCCGCGAGGCCGGCGTGGCCCGCGCCATCTTCGCACTGCCGCCCGCGGGCCGCGACACCGTGCTGCCCCTCGTGGACCAGTACGCGGCGCTCATGAAAAAGCTCGCGTAG
- a CDS encoding MFS transporter, translating into MTSDRETLANARLWLAFASMLFVSGITNVFPVFFPALLAEFGGSRGATAATASLCWIGGAVLGPIAGFLVARGNPRAVAMTGLIGAAAGMLLGTAAPTLTAFVLAVGIGAGIGVGLTGIATQASLLADVYHRRRGVAMGIAFSGSMAAYALAPLIHSLIERAGWRATLGLYGGSVCVLIPLAWRILPTRLNSAPAPGTRAITGSVSSVSQILVSAPFAMLFLAFTTPPMFGYLATTQHALYFPARGLSPEEASIMLAVGGMLSASGRMLAGVAADRLGAASTGFLSFSLSLLGMACLFAFEAWPLRVLAYGYVLFLFLPLGSRATIFSVLVSRITPPAHYGVIFGILGIGNNLGAAAGPWLSGALYDRTGSYGAIYLWAAGVGLFGLATLTAFVLMTGGARRTG; encoded by the coding sequence GACCGCGAGACGCTGGCGAACGCCCGGCTCTGGCTCGCCTTCGCCAGCATGCTCTTCGTCTCCGGCATCACCAACGTGTTTCCGGTCTTCTTCCCGGCGCTGCTCGCCGAGTTCGGTGGCTCGCGCGGCGCGACCGCGGCCACGGCGTCCCTCTGCTGGATCGGCGGAGCGGTGCTCGGCCCCATCGCCGGCTTCCTGGTGGCCCGCGGCAATCCCCGCGCCGTCGCCATGACCGGGCTGATCGGCGCCGCCGCGGGCATGCTGCTGGGGACGGCCGCGCCCACGCTGACCGCCTTCGTGCTTGCGGTGGGGATCGGCGCGGGCATCGGCGTGGGGCTCACCGGCATCGCCACCCAGGCCTCGCTGCTCGCCGACGTCTACCACCGGCGGCGCGGCGTGGCCATGGGCATCGCGTTCTCGGGCTCCATGGCCGCATACGCCCTGGCGCCCCTCATCCATTCGCTGATCGAGCGGGCGGGCTGGCGGGCGACGCTGGGGCTCTACGGGGGATCGGTCTGTGTGCTGATTCCCCTCGCCTGGCGCATCCTCCCCACGCGCCTCAACAGCGCGCCCGCGCCGGGGACGCGCGCCATCACGGGGTCGGTGTCCTCGGTGAGCCAGATCCTGGTCTCCGCGCCCTTCGCGATGCTCTTCCTCGCCTTCACCACGCCCCCGATGTTCGGATACCTGGCGACCACGCAGCACGCCCTCTACTTTCCCGCCCGTGGGCTATCCCCGGAGGAGGCGTCCATCATGCTCGCGGTGGGCGGCATGCTCTCGGCGAGCGGTCGCATGCTGGCGGGCGTGGCCGCGGACCGGCTCGGCGCGGCGTCCACGGGCTTTCTCTCGTTCTCCCTGTCCCTGCTCGGGATGGCCTGCCTCTTCGCCTTCGAGGCATGGCCGCTGCGCGTGCTCGCCTACGGCTACGTGCTCTTCCTGTTCCTGCCTCTCGGCAGCCGCGCCACGATCTTCTCCGTGCTGGTGAGTCGCATCACGCCGCCCGCGCACTACGGGGTGATCTTCGGCATCCTCGGCATCGGCAACAATCTGGGCGCGGCGGCGGGCCCGTGGCTCTCGGGCGCGCTCTACGACCGGACGGGCTCCTACGGGGCGATCTACCTCTGGGCGGCCGGCGTCGGCCTCTTCGGTCTGGCCACGCTGACAGCGTTCGTGCTCATGACCGGCGGGGCACGCCGCACAGGGTGA